One region of Skermanella mucosa genomic DNA includes:
- a CDS encoding ABC transporter ATP-binding protein/permease, with product MEKSIFRFVLRYSTRQQVIILLLTLSSFPFLYYSLELPKQIVNDAIGGQNFPKEFLGFQFEQVPYLMLLSGMFLMLVLVNGAFKFRINTLKGRLGERMLRRLRYELYVRVLRFPLPRFRKVSQGEIIPMITAEVEPLGGFIGDSIALPVFQGGTLLVYLVFIFMQDPILGAAAISLYPLQGWLIPRLQRKVNQLGKQRVRAMRQISDRIGESVSGVQEIHAHDTSAWHLADISHRYGDVYDIRFEIFQRKFFIKFLNNFINQLTPFFFYSIGGYLVIQGSISFGSLVAVLAAYKDLAGPWKELLDYYQMKEDIRIKYEQVIEQFDVPELMAAGLIATDAAPDTRLTAPMVFTNVSFGEDNGPKILDGVSCTLPLDGHTAIVGGAGRDEFAMLAARLLMPTAGRIRIGEQDLVHMPEAVTGRRIAYVGQNSYMFTASLRDNLYYGLRHRPLAVHEGDERSAAEHRRRSSEARAAGNTDFPLDADWIDYVAAGCDGPESLRRRTLAVLDMVDMADDVYRLGLNGTLAKGGDGDVVARILEARAALRAELAQPAMRSLVEIWHPDRFNNNATVAENLLFGSPVGPVFAVDSMAENTYVLGVLEKVGLTRDFLNMGVQVARTMIELFADLPPGHQFFEQFSFISSEELPDFQPMVAKADKEGVDSLKPEEKRRLMALPFKLIPARHRLGLIDDGMERRLLEARHVFARDLPEGLRESIEFFVEDSYNSASTIQDNILFGKVAYGQAQVGGKVGRLVAQVIEELHLRETIQEIGLDHYVGVSGSRLSRVQRQKVALARAILKNPDLLVINEATAGLDGASQTRIHDAILEERQGRGVVWVLHRPSIARRFDQTLVLRGGQIAEHGSYQDLDKPGTVMHELLAAE from the coding sequence ATGGAAAAGAGCATCTTTCGCTTCGTGCTGCGCTATAGTACGCGGCAGCAGGTGATCATACTCCTGCTCACCCTGTCCTCGTTCCCGTTCCTTTACTATTCATTGGAACTGCCGAAGCAGATCGTCAACGACGCCATCGGCGGACAGAATTTTCCCAAGGAATTCCTTGGTTTCCAGTTCGAACAGGTGCCGTACCTGATGCTGCTGTCAGGGATGTTCCTGATGCTGGTCCTGGTCAACGGCGCCTTCAAGTTCCGGATCAACACCCTGAAAGGGCGGTTGGGCGAGCGCATGCTGCGGCGGCTCCGCTACGAGCTGTATGTCAGGGTGCTCCGATTCCCGCTGCCCCGGTTCCGCAAGGTCAGCCAGGGCGAGATCATCCCGATGATCACCGCCGAGGTCGAGCCGCTGGGCGGCTTCATCGGCGACTCGATCGCCTTGCCGGTGTTCCAGGGCGGCACGCTGCTGGTCTATTTGGTCTTCATCTTCATGCAGGACCCCATCCTGGGGGCGGCGGCGATCTCGCTTTACCCCTTGCAGGGCTGGCTGATCCCCCGGCTGCAGCGCAAGGTCAACCAGCTCGGCAAGCAGCGGGTGCGGGCGATGCGCCAGATCTCCGACCGGATCGGCGAATCGGTTTCCGGCGTGCAGGAGATCCATGCCCACGACACCTCGGCCTGGCACCTGGCGGACATCTCGCACCGGTACGGCGACGTCTACGATATCCGGTTCGAAATCTTCCAGCGCAAATTCTTCATAAAATTCCTCAATAACTTCATCAACCAGCTGACGCCCTTCTTCTTCTACTCGATCGGCGGGTACCTGGTGATCCAGGGGAGCATCAGCTTCGGCTCGCTGGTCGCCGTGCTGGCCGCCTACAAGGATCTGGCGGGGCCGTGGAAGGAGCTGCTGGACTATTACCAGATGAAGGAGGACATCCGGATCAAGTACGAGCAGGTGATCGAGCAGTTCGACGTGCCTGAACTGATGGCCGCCGGCCTGATCGCCACCGACGCCGCTCCGGACACGCGGCTGACCGCGCCGATGGTCTTCACCAACGTCTCTTTCGGCGAGGACAACGGGCCGAAGATCCTGGACGGCGTGTCCTGCACGCTGCCGCTCGACGGGCACACGGCGATCGTCGGCGGTGCCGGGCGGGACGAGTTCGCCATGCTGGCCGCCCGGCTGCTGATGCCGACGGCCGGCCGGATCCGGATCGGCGAGCAGGATCTGGTGCATATGCCGGAGGCGGTCACCGGGCGGCGCATCGCCTATGTCGGGCAGAACAGCTACATGTTCACCGCCAGCCTGCGCGACAACCTCTATTACGGGCTGCGGCACCGCCCGCTGGCCGTGCATGAGGGGGACGAGAGGTCGGCGGCCGAGCACCGCCGCCGGTCTTCCGAGGCACGGGCGGCCGGCAACACCGATTTCCCGCTGGACGCGGACTGGATCGACTATGTCGCCGCCGGCTGCGACGGCCCCGAGAGCCTGCGCCGGCGCACGCTCGCCGTGCTGGACATGGTGGATATGGCGGACGACGTCTACCGGCTGGGCCTTAACGGCACGCTGGCGAAAGGCGGCGACGGGGACGTGGTCGCGCGCATCCTGGAGGCGCGGGCGGCGCTGAGGGCCGAGCTGGCCCAGCCGGCGATGCGGTCGCTGGTCGAGATCTGGCATCCCGACCGGTTCAACAACAACGCGACGGTGGCCGAAAACCTTCTGTTCGGCAGCCCGGTCGGGCCGGTCTTCGCGGTCGACAGCATGGCGGAGAATACCTATGTGCTGGGCGTGCTGGAGAAGGTGGGGCTGACGCGCGACTTCCTGAACATGGGCGTCCAGGTCGCCCGCACGATGATCGAACTGTTCGCCGACCTGCCGCCAGGCCACCAGTTCTTCGAGCAGTTCAGCTTCATCAGCTCGGAGGAGCTGCCCGACTTCCAGCCGATGGTGGCGAAGGCGGACAAGGAGGGCGTCGACAGCCTGAAGCCGGAAGAGAAGCGCCGGCTGATGGCGCTGCCCTTCAAGCTGATCCCGGCCCGCCACCGACTGGGCCTGATCGACGACGGCATGGAGCGGCGCCTGCTGGAAGCGCGCCACGTCTTCGCCCGCGACCTGCCGGAGGGCTTGCGCGAGAGCATCGAGTTCTTCGTCGAGGACAGCTACAACTCGGCCTCGACCATCCAGGACAACATCCTGTTCGGAAAGGTCGCGTACGGCCAGGCCCAGGTCGGCGGCAAGGTCGGCCGGCTGGTGGCACAGGTGATCGAGGAACTGCACCTGCGCGAGACCATCCAGGAGATCGGCCTGGACCATTATGTCGGCGTCTCGGGCTCTCGGCTGTCCCGGGTGCAGCGGCAGAAGGTGGCGCTGGCCCGCGCCATCCTGAAGAATCCCGACCTGCTGGTGATCAACGAGGCGACCGCCGGACTGGACGGCGCCAGCCAGACGCGCATCCATGACGCGATCCTGGAGGAGCGCCAGGGACGCGGCGTGGTCTGGGTCTTGCACAGGCCCAGCATCGCCCGGCGGTTCGACCAGACCCTGGTGCTCCGGGGTGGACAGATCGCCGAGCACGGGAGCTATCAGGACCTGGACAAGCCGGGCACCGTCATGCACGAGTTGCTGGCGGCCGAATGA
- a CDS encoding glycosyltransferase family protein → MSNRIGPGREDIREQVREHSRVLIYSHDTFGLGHLRRCRTIAHALVEQHKDMSVLILSGSPIIGSFDFRSRVDFVRIPGVIKLRNGEYTSLNLHIDIEETLAMRASIIRHTAEIFDPDLFIVDKEPLGLRGEVLETLQVLKARGTPLVLGLRDVMDEPSALGPEWERKKVMPALDRLYDELWVYGLPQICDPLEGVRVPPSVRRKMVYTGYLERSAPVHPALPDMPDEPFILVTPGGGGDGEDMVDWVLRAYEHDPRLPHRALIVLGPFMQRELQNEFAARAAALPKVETLTFEAQLESLMAKAIGVVAMGGYNTFCEILSFDKRALIVPRMVPRREQYIRASRAQELGLVSMLPDDGVRDPGAMATALRQLPQQQVPSDVIVPGLLDGLENVNRLATRHLAEPRRPARRATLRRRA, encoded by the coding sequence ATGAGCAACCGCATCGGGCCAGGCCGGGAAGACATCCGGGAACAGGTGCGCGAGCACAGCCGCGTGCTGATCTACAGCCACGACACCTTCGGCCTCGGCCATCTGCGCCGCTGCCGGACCATCGCCCATGCCCTGGTCGAGCAGCACAAGGACATGTCCGTCCTGATCCTGTCGGGGTCGCCGATCATCGGCAGCTTCGATTTCCGCAGCCGGGTCGATTTCGTCCGGATCCCCGGGGTGATCAAGCTGCGCAACGGCGAGTACACCTCGCTGAACCTGCACATCGACATCGAGGAGACGCTCGCCATGCGGGCGTCGATCATCCGCCACACGGCGGAGATCTTCGATCCCGACCTGTTCATCGTCGACAAGGAGCCGCTGGGCCTGCGAGGCGAGGTGCTGGAGACCCTCCAGGTGCTCAAGGCCCGGGGCACGCCCCTGGTGCTCGGCCTGCGCGACGTGATGGACGAGCCGTCGGCCCTGGGGCCGGAATGGGAGCGCAAGAAGGTTATGCCGGCGCTCGACCGTCTCTATGACGAGCTGTGGGTCTACGGCCTGCCGCAGATCTGCGACCCGCTCGAAGGCGTCCGGGTGCCGCCCTCGGTGCGCCGCAAGATGGTCTATACCGGATACCTGGAACGGAGCGCCCCGGTCCACCCCGCCCTGCCCGACATGCCGGACGAGCCGTTCATCCTGGTCACGCCCGGCGGCGGCGGCGACGGCGAGGACATGGTGGACTGGGTCCTGCGCGCCTACGAGCACGATCCCAGGCTGCCCCACCGCGCCCTGATCGTGCTCGGCCCCTTCATGCAGCGCGAGCTTCAGAACGAGTTCGCGGCGCGGGCGGCCGCCTTGCCCAAGGTCGAGACGCTGACCTTCGAGGCCCAGCTCGAAAGCCTGATGGCGAAGGCGATCGGCGTCGTCGCCATGGGCGGCTACAATACCTTCTGCGAGATCCTGTCGTTCGACAAGCGGGCGCTGATCGTGCCGCGCATGGTGCCCCGGCGGGAGCAGTATATCCGCGCCAGCCGCGCGCAGGAGCTGGGGCTGGTCAGCATGCTGCCCGACGACGGCGTGCGCGATCCGGGCGCCATGGCGACGGCGCTGCGCCAGCTGCCGCAGCAGCAGGTCCCCTCCGACGTGATCGTCCCCGGCCTGCTCGACGGGCTGGAGAACGTCAACCGCCTGGCCACCCGCCATCTGGCGGAACCTCGCCGCCCCGCGCGCCGCGCCACCCTGCGCCGCAGGGCCTGA
- a CDS encoding glycosyltransferase, whose protein sequence is MTVCVVVKGWPRLSETFIAQELVGLERRGVDLALFSLRHPTDKTAHALHHQLRAPVTYLPEYLHDEPARVARALAAARALPGWSRARAVWLRDLARDRTRNRVRRFGQAAVLAAELPPGTSGIYAHFLHTPASVARYAALMLGLPWSFSAHAKDIWTIPEWEKREKLAEARWGVTCTRLGHAHLAELAPAPGRVQLLYHGLEFDRFPAEVPARPPRDGGDPADPLVLLSVGRAVEKKGFDVALEALARLPAGLHWRWVHIGGGTGLKTLKAEAGRLGLDGRISWRGAQSQDVVIRHYAEADLFFLPSRLARDGDRDGLPNVLMEAQVMGLPVVATRMAAIPELVVEGETGILVDPGDAAGLAEALAALGRDPEARRRLAAAGASRVRGRFSAGAGLDHLAGLLTAGGPD, encoded by the coding sequence TTGACTGTCTGCGTCGTCGTCAAGGGCTGGCCCCGGCTGTCCGAAACCTTCATCGCCCAGGAACTGGTCGGCCTGGAACGGCGCGGGGTCGACCTCGCCCTGTTCTCCCTGCGCCACCCGACCGACAAGACCGCCCACGCGCTGCACCATCAGCTCCGGGCGCCGGTGACCTACCTGCCGGAATATCTCCACGACGAGCCGGCCCGGGTCGCCCGCGCGCTGGCGGCCGCCCGCGCTCTGCCGGGTTGGAGCCGGGCGCGGGCGGTCTGGCTCCGCGACCTGGCGCGCGACCGCACCCGCAACCGGGTCCGCCGGTTCGGGCAGGCGGCGGTGCTGGCCGCCGAGCTGCCGCCGGGCACCAGCGGGATCTACGCCCATTTCCTGCACACCCCCGCCAGCGTCGCCCGCTACGCCGCCCTGATGCTCGGCCTGCCCTGGAGCTTTTCCGCCCACGCCAAGGACATCTGGACCATTCCCGAGTGGGAGAAGCGGGAAAAGCTGGCCGAGGCGCGCTGGGGCGTCACCTGCACCCGCCTCGGCCATGCCCATCTGGCAGAGCTGGCGCCCGCGCCCGGCCGTGTCCAGCTGCTCTACCACGGGCTGGAGTTCGACCGCTTTCCGGCCGAGGTGCCGGCGCGGCCTCCCCGGGACGGCGGCGACCCGGCCGACCCGCTGGTCCTGCTCTCGGTCGGCCGCGCGGTGGAGAAGAAGGGGTTCGACGTGGCGCTGGAAGCCCTGGCGAGGCTGCCCGCCGGCCTGCACTGGCGCTGGGTCCATATCGGCGGAGGGACCGGGCTGAAGACCCTGAAGGCGGAGGCCGGACGGCTGGGCCTCGACGGCAGGATCTCCTGGCGGGGCGCCCAGTCCCAGGACGTGGTGATCCGGCATTATGCCGAGGCCGACCTGTTCTTCCTGCCCAGCCGGCTGGCGCGCGACGGCGACCGCGACGGACTGCCCAACGTGCTGATGGAGGCCCAGGTCATGGGGCTTCCGGTGGTCGCGACCCGCATGGCCGCCATCCCCGAGCTGGTGGTCGAGGGCGAGACCGGCATCCTGGTCGATCCCGGCGATGCCGCGGGCCTCGCCGAAGCCCTCGCCGCCCTCGGCCGCGATCCCGAAGCGCGCCGGCGTCTGGCGGCGGCCGGCGCCAGCCGCGTCCGCGGGCGGTTCAGCGCCGGGGCCGGGCTCGACCATCTGGCCGGGCTGCTGACCGCCGGCGGTCCGGACTAA
- a CDS encoding glycosyltransferase family 4 protein, producing MRIAFYAPLKAPTHPTPSGDRRMARLLMAALRHAGHRVDLACTFRSWDDGGRPGRHRRLADLGGRLAGRLADRLRHDPPDLWFTYHLYHKAPDWLGPAVSEALGIPYVVAEASFAPKQAGGPFALGHEAAAAAIARADAVISLNSADAECLHPLLRSPGRLTLLRPFVEPPAPRDRAVDRAGLARSLGLDPEVPWLLAVGMMRGGDKQRSFRILARALERLGGHDWRLLVVGDGPRRACVEESFGRVDPGRLRFLGALPPDRLAACYAAADLMVWPAINEAYGMALLEAQAAGLPVVAGRTGGVPDIVRDGSTGLLAPVGDEIAFADAIAALLSDPARRSALGREAARVAAAEHGFDGASHTLDTLLHSLARSR from the coding sequence ATGCGGATCGCCTTCTACGCTCCCCTCAAGGCGCCGACGCACCCCACGCCCTCGGGCGACCGCCGCATGGCGCGGCTGCTGATGGCGGCGCTGCGCCATGCCGGGCACCGGGTCGATCTGGCCTGCACCTTCCGGAGCTGGGACGACGGCGGCAGGCCCGGCCGGCACCGGCGCCTCGCCGATCTCGGCGGCCGGCTGGCGGGCCGGCTGGCGGACCGGCTGCGGCACGACCCGCCCGACCTGTGGTTCACCTACCACCTCTACCACAAGGCGCCGGACTGGCTGGGTCCCGCCGTCAGCGAAGCGCTGGGCATTCCCTACGTGGTCGCCGAGGCCTCCTTCGCGCCCAAGCAGGCCGGCGGCCCCTTCGCCCTAGGCCATGAAGCGGCGGCGGCCGCCATCGCCCGCGCCGACGCCGTGATCTCCCTCAACTCGGCCGACGCGGAGTGCCTGCATCCCCTGCTCCGGTCGCCCGGCCGGCTGACGCTGCTGCGCCCCTTCGTCGAGCCGCCGGCCCCGCGCGACCGCGCCGTGGACCGCGCCGGCCTCGCCCGCTCGCTGGGGCTGGATCCGGAGGTGCCCTGGCTGCTGGCCGTCGGCATGATGCGGGGCGGCGACAAGCAGCGTTCCTTCCGCATCCTGGCCCGTGCCCTGGAACGGCTCGGCGGTCACGACTGGCGGCTGCTGGTCGTCGGCGACGGGCCGCGCCGGGCCTGCGTCGAGGAAAGCTTCGGCCGCGTCGATCCCGGCCGGCTCCGCTTCCTGGGCGCGCTGCCGCCCGACCGGCTGGCCGCCTGCTACGCCGCCGCCGACCTGATGGTGTGGCCGGCGATCAACGAGGCCTACGGCATGGCGCTGCTGGAGGCGCAGGCCGCCGGCCTGCCCGTCGTGGCCGGCCGCACCGGCGGCGTGCCCGACATCGTGCGCGACGGCTCGACCGGCCTGCTGGCCCCGGTCGGGGACGAAATCGCCTTCGCCGACGCCATCGCGGCGCTGCTGTCCGATCCGGCCCGGCGAAGCGCCCTCGGCCGGGAAGCCGCCCGCGTCGCGGCGGCCGAGCACGGCTTCGACGGCGCGTCCCATACGCTCGATACCCTGCTCCACAGCCTCGCAAGGTCCCGATGA
- a CDS encoding histidine phosphatase family protein, protein MTDLLILRHGPTAWNTEGLIQGRTDIPLSPEGEGVVRAWVLPDRLRDRTWAASPLKRALATAAILGLDPVPDARLVEMDWGAWEGRTLAGLRAELGDLMAAWEARGLDFRGPGGESPREVQDRLRPWLAETAAAGLPAGAVAHKGVIRAIYAMATCWDMTDKPVHKLLDGCAHRFTLAADGTPTVAELNIALEI, encoded by the coding sequence ATGACCGATCTTCTCATCCTGCGCCACGGTCCGACCGCCTGGAACACCGAGGGCCTGATCCAGGGACGCACCGACATCCCGCTGTCGCCGGAAGGCGAAGGCGTCGTCCGCGCCTGGGTGCTGCCGGACCGGCTCCGCGACCGGACCTGGGCCGCCAGCCCGCTGAAGCGCGCCCTCGCCACCGCCGCGATACTCGGGCTCGACCCCGTGCCCGACGCCCGGCTGGTCGAGATGGACTGGGGCGCCTGGGAAGGCCGGACCCTCGCCGGCCTTCGGGCCGAGCTGGGCGACCTGATGGCGGCGTGGGAAGCGCGCGGCCTGGACTTCCGCGGCCCGGGGGGCGAGAGCCCGCGCGAGGTGCAGGACCGCCTGCGTCCCTGGCTGGCGGAGACGGCCGCCGCCGGCCTGCCGGCCGGCGCCGTCGCCCACAAAGGCGTGATCCGCGCGATCTATGCCATGGCCACATGTTGGGACATGACGGACAAGCCGGTCCATAAACTCCTCGACGGCTGCGCCCACCGCTTCACCCTGGCGGCGGACGGCACCCCCACCGTGGCCGAGCTGAACATCGCGCTGGAGATTTGA
- a CDS encoding glycosyltransferase family protein, which translates to MTNHDVRPPLKALVWVQHLLGIGHVRRAALITRAMAAAGLDVTVASGGFPVAGVDYGDARVVQLPPARSADKSFKRLVGEGDRPLDDAWRERRRAALLELADAVDPDILLLETYPFGRRAFRFELLPLLERPRRPRVVAASVRDILVAKDDPAREDEMADVARRYLDLVLVHGDPSVVPFDATFPQAHRIADLIRYTGYVAPARAPARTPTRPAAKPHGGGAGEVIVSVGGGAVGLPLLRTALAARPLTPLASSPWRLLAGPDIGEADFQALRDGAPPGVTVERARPDFPELLSRCALSVSQAGYNTLMDLMQARCRAVVVPFAAGNETEQTDRARLFERRGLLHILPEDGLTPERLAEAVGRAMAAPPPAGFTPDVDGAATTARLLVEAAS; encoded by the coding sequence ATGACGAATCATGACGTTCGGCCCCCCCTGAAGGCCCTCGTATGGGTGCAGCACCTGCTCGGCATCGGGCATGTCCGGCGGGCGGCGCTGATCACCCGCGCCATGGCGGCGGCGGGGCTGGACGTCACGGTGGCGTCCGGCGGGTTCCCGGTCGCCGGCGTCGATTACGGCGATGCCCGCGTGGTGCAGCTGCCGCCGGCCCGGTCGGCGGACAAGAGCTTCAAGCGCCTGGTCGGCGAGGGCGACCGGCCCCTGGACGACGCCTGGCGGGAACGCCGCCGCGCGGCGCTGCTGGAGCTCGCGGACGCGGTCGATCCCGACATCCTGCTGCTGGAAACCTATCCCTTCGGCCGGCGTGCGTTCCGCTTCGAACTGCTGCCGCTGCTGGAACGTCCTCGGCGCCCCAGGGTCGTCGCCGCCTCCGTCCGCGACATCCTGGTGGCGAAGGACGATCCCGCCCGCGAGGACGAGATGGCCGACGTGGCGCGGCGATACCTGGACCTCGTGCTGGTCCACGGCGACCCCTCCGTGGTGCCGTTCGACGCGACCTTCCCGCAGGCGCACCGGATCGCGGACCTGATCCGCTACACCGGCTACGTCGCCCCGGCCCGCGCCCCGGCCCGCACGCCGACCCGCCCGGCCGCGAAACCGCACGGCGGCGGCGCCGGGGAGGTGATCGTCTCGGTCGGCGGCGGCGCCGTGGGATTGCCGCTGCTGCGGACCGCCCTGGCGGCGCGCCCGCTGACACCCCTGGCGTCATCCCCCTGGCGCCTGCTCGCCGGTCCCGACATCGGCGAGGCCGACTTCCAGGCCCTGCGCGACGGCGCCCCCCCCGGCGTGACCGTCGAACGGGCGCGGCCCGACTTCCCGGAGCTGCTGTCCCGCTGCGCCCTCTCGGTCAGCCAGGCGGGGTACAACACGCTGATGGACCTGATGCAGGCCCGGTGCCGCGCCGTGGTGGTGCCCTTCGCGGCCGGGAACGAGACGGAGCAGACCGACCGCGCCCGCCTGTTCGAGCGGCGCGGATTGCTCCACATCCTCCCCGAGGACGGGTTGACGCCGGAACGCCTGGCCGAGGCGGTCGGCCGCGCCATGGCGGCACCCCCGCCCGCCGGTTTCACCCCGGATGTGGACGGCGCCGCCACCACCGCCCGGCTGCTGGTCGAGGCCGCGTCATGA
- a CDS encoding polysaccharide deacetylase family protein yields MTNDDIWAALARELDLWAEAGRTATLWWRDDDAVSPSPALARLRDAATAADVPVALAVIPAGATPELAEELRRWPGASVLQHGLSHANHETPPSKKTELGPARSVEAVLADLAEGWRLLRPFDPLPVLVPPWNRIAAEVAARLPAIGYAGLSTFNARPRPCPVPGLVQVNTHADVIDWRGGGGFAGTEAVIGAMVRHLAARRTGAADPDEATGLLTHHLVHDDPCRRFLDRFPAAASEHPAVRWLGAPALFRSPSFRCPP; encoded by the coding sequence ATGACGAATGATGACATCTGGGCCGCCCTGGCGCGCGAACTGGACCTGTGGGCCGAGGCCGGGCGGACCGCCACCCTGTGGTGGCGCGACGACGACGCGGTTTCACCTTCCCCCGCCCTGGCCCGCCTGCGCGACGCCGCCACCGCCGCCGACGTGCCGGTGGCGCTCGCCGTGATCCCGGCGGGTGCCACGCCGGAGCTGGCGGAGGAACTGCGGCGCTGGCCCGGCGCCTCGGTGCTCCAGCACGGCCTGTCCCACGCCAACCACGAGACCCCGCCGTCCAAGAAGACCGAGCTGGGTCCGGCCAGGAGCGTCGAGGCGGTCCTGGCCGACCTCGCCGAGGGATGGCGGCTGCTGCGCCCCTTCGATCCCCTGCCCGTCCTGGTCCCCCCGTGGAACCGGATCGCGGCGGAGGTGGCCGCCCGGCTGCCGGCCATCGGCTATGCCGGCCTGTCCACCTTCAACGCCCGGCCCCGCCCTTGTCCCGTGCCTGGACTGGTCCAGGTCAACACCCATGCGGATGTCATCGACTGGCGAGGCGGCGGCGGTTTCGCCGGGACGGAGGCCGTGATCGGGGCCATGGTCCGCCACCTCGCGGCGCGCCGGACCGGCGCCGCCGATCCGGACGAGGCGACCGGGCTGCTGACCCACCATCTGGTGCATGACGACCCTTGCCGCCGCTTTCTCGACCGGTTCCCGGCCGCCGCGTCGGAGCACCCGGCCGTCCGCTGGCTCGGTGCCCCCGCCCTTTTCAGGAGTCCCTCCTTCAGGTGTCCCCCGTGA
- a CDS encoding ABC transporter ATP-binding protein, giving the protein MTDLLSVRDLHVEFRVAEGVIHAVRGISFRVRPGGTVALVGESGSGKSVVAQTIMGILPRPAHITRGEILFADPRLPGTVDIARLDPESRAMRAIRGGNISIIFQEPMTSLSPLHTVGDQVGEAVMLHRDAGKGEARELTRDMLRLVGFPDPARALDTYPFELSGGLRQRAMIAMALICRPALLIADEPTTALDVTIQAQILKLIRDLQGELGMAVLMITHDLGVVANVAEEVIVMYRGEVMEAGEMRDIFAKPRHPYLKALLRAVPRFHMEPGERLVPIREIKSAGGKLLEKTREPWPTGADAAGPLLAVSSISKRFETGGTGWFNRNRTGAGVLAVDDVSFEIRRGECLGLVGESGCGKTTLSKILMRALKPDTGAILFNDRGRLVNVLDLEDDALVAFRRKQQFIFQDPFGSLNPRMTVFDIVAEPLVIHGIGDDEHRRTLVKELMNLVGLDVRHLKRYPHSFSGGQRQRIGIARALALRPDLLICDEPVSALDVSIQAQILNLLKDLKEKLGLTYLFISHNLAVVDYIADRIMVMCRGRIVEVATRAALFRNPVHPYTRALLSAVPDPDPECRLDLEMLGEGRASDPGAWPAPFTIDGTAQPGMIDVGDGHLVRATARPALLDLAS; this is encoded by the coding sequence ATGACCGACCTGCTGAGCGTCCGCGACCTGCATGTGGAGTTCCGCGTCGCCGAGGGCGTGATCCATGCCGTGCGGGGGATCTCGTTCAGGGTCCGGCCCGGCGGCACGGTGGCCCTGGTCGGTGAGTCCGGCTCCGGCAAGTCGGTGGTCGCCCAGACCATCATGGGCATCCTGCCCCGCCCCGCCCATATCACGCGCGGCGAGATCCTGTTCGCCGACCCCCGCCTGCCCGGAACCGTGGATATCGCCAGGCTCGATCCGGAAAGCCGGGCCATGCGGGCGATCCGCGGCGGCAACATCTCGATCATCTTCCAGGAGCCGATGACCTCGCTGTCGCCGCTGCACACGGTCGGCGACCAGGTGGGCGAGGCGGTCATGCTCCACCGCGACGCCGGCAAGGGGGAGGCGCGCGAGTTGACCCGCGACATGCTGCGGCTGGTGGGCTTTCCCGATCCGGCCCGCGCGCTCGACACCTACCCGTTCGAACTGTCCGGCGGCCTGCGCCAGCGCGCCATGATCGCCATGGCGCTGATCTGCCGCCCGGCGCTGCTGATCGCGGACGAACCGACCACCGCGCTGGACGTCACGATCCAGGCGCAGATCCTCAAGCTGATCCGCGACCTCCAGGGCGAACTCGGCATGGCGGTGCTGATGATCACCCACGACCTGGGCGTCGTCGCCAACGTGGCCGAGGAAGTGATCGTGATGTACCGGGGCGAGGTCATGGAAGCCGGCGAGATGCGCGACATCTTCGCCAAGCCGAGGCATCCCTACCTGAAGGCGTTGCTGCGCGCGGTGCCGCGCTTCCACATGGAGCCGGGCGAGCGGCTGGTGCCGATCCGGGAGATCAAGTCGGCCGGCGGCAAGCTGCTGGAGAAGACCCGGGAACCCTGGCCGACCGGCGCCGACGCGGCCGGCCCGCTCCTGGCCGTCTCCAGCATCAGCAAACGGTTCGAGACCGGCGGCACCGGCTGGTTCAACCGCAACCGGACGGGCGCCGGCGTGCTGGCGGTCGACGATGTCAGCTTCGAGATCCGCCGCGGCGAGTGCCTGGGGCTGGTCGGCGAATCCGGCTGCGGCAAGACGACCCTGTCCAAGATCCTGATGCGGGCGCTGAAGCCCGACACGGGGGCCATCCTGTTCAACGACCGGGGCCGCCTCGTCAACGTGCTCGACCTGGAGGACGACGCCCTGGTCGCCTTCCGGCGCAAGCAGCAGTTCATCTTCCAGGACCCGTTCGGCTCGCTCAACCCGCGCATGACAGTGTTCGACATCGTGGCGGAGCCGCTGGTGATCCACGGCATCGGCGACGACGAGCATCGCCGGACGCTGGTCAAGGAGCTGATGAACCTGGTCGGCCTGGACGTGCGGCACCTGAAGCGCTACCCGCACAGCTTCTCCGGCGGCCAGCGGCAGCGCATCGGCATCGCCCGCGCCCTGGCCCTGCGGCCCGACCTGCTGATCTGCGACGAGCCGGTGTCGGCCCTGGACGTGTCGATCCAGGCCCAGATCCTGAACCTGCTGAAAGACCTCAAGGAGAAGCTCGGGCTGACCTACCTGTTCATCTCCCACAACCTGGCCGTGGTGGACTATATCGCCGACCGGATCATGGTGATGTGCCGGGGCCGGATCGTGGAGGTGGCGACCCGCGCCGCCCTGTTCCGCAATCCGGTGCATCCCTATACCCGCGCCTTGCTCTCGGCCGTGCCGGACCCCGATCCGGAATGCCGGCTCGACCTCGAGATGCTGGGCGAAGGCCGCGCCTCCGATCCGGGCGCCTGGCCGGCACCCTTCACCATCGACGGCACGGCCCAACCCGGCATGATCGACGTGGGCGACGGCCACCTCGTCCGCGCGACCGCCCGCCCCGCCCTCCTGGATCTGGCATCATGA